In Candidatus Gastranaerophilales bacterium, a single genomic region encodes these proteins:
- a CDS encoding nucleoside deaminase, with protein sequence MKLEFMELAISEALKSDNDIPVGAVIAKDGVVIAKAFNQKEKNNDSTQHAEILAIKKASGYLGNWRLAGCTMYVTLEPCPMCASAIIQSRIEKIYFGSYDILYGALGSKIDLRKIHNSKLEVKGGIMEEKCDNMIDLYFKDLR encoded by the coding sequence ATGAAGCTTGAATTCATGGAGCTTGCTATATCCGAAGCTTTAAAGTCCGACAATGACATTCCTGTAGGTGCTGTAATCGCAAAAGACGGTGTTGTCATTGCAAAAGCCTTTAATCAAAAAGAGAAAAACAACGATTCGACTCAACACGCAGAAATATTGGCAATCAAGAAGGCATCCGGCTACTTGGGTAATTGGCGTTTAGCCGGTTGTACAATGTATGTTACGCTAGAACCTTGCCCTATGTGTGCGTCTGCAATTATCCAGTCACGTATTGAAAAAATTTATTTCGGCTCTTATGATATTTTGTATGGTGCATTAGGCTCAAAAATCGATTTGCGAAAAATTCATAATTCTAAACTTGAGGTCAAAGGTGGAATTATGGAGGAAAAATGCGATAATATGATTGATTTGTATTTTAAGGATTTACGATGA
- a CDS encoding helix-turn-helix transcriptional regulator, protein MTNKKRLEDFGSTIKHRRTALDLSIRELAKYSGVSAALISKLENGQMKNFPKTITIDLLSKALKFYNNELFTLADILCTPENTVKDFNINWQESLRALLATSTNLNAKNIEQSIYFIQGLETLQKIDDLY, encoded by the coding sequence ATGACTAATAAAAAAAGACTCGAGGATTTCGGCTCTACCATCAAACATAGAAGAACAGCCCTTGACTTATCAATTAGAGAACTCGCAAAATATTCAGGCGTCAGTGCAGCTCTGATTTCAAAACTCGAAAACGGACAAATGAAAAATTTTCCCAAAACTATTACCATTGACCTATTAAGCAAAGCTTTGAAATTTTATAATAATGAATTATTTACTTTAGCTGACATATTATGCACTCCTGAAAATACCGTTAAAGATTTTAATATCAATTGGCAAGAAAGTTTACGTGCCCTCCTTGCCACTTCTACAAACCTAAACGCTAAAAATATTGAACAATCTATCTACTTCATTCAAGGACTCGAAACCTTACAAAAAATAGATGATTTGTATTAA
- the groL gene encoding chaperonin GroEL (60 kDa chaperone family; promotes refolding of misfolded polypeptides especially under stressful conditions; forms two stacked rings of heptamers to form a barrel-shaped 14mer; ends can be capped by GroES; misfolded proteins enter the barrel where they are refolded when GroES binds) — translation MMAKKIVFNEEARKSLMKGIDAVADAVKVTIGPKGRNVILEKKFGAPQIVNDGVTIAKEIELEDGLENAGAQLLKEVSSKTNDVAGDGTTTASVLAQALVKEGLRNLTAGANPIGIKRGMDRAVDVAVEEIKKMSTPVNSKEALAQVATISAGNDKQIGGLIADAMDKVGHDGVITVEESKSTGTTLKVVEGMQFDKGYISPYFVTDPERMEAVLEDAYVLCVNKKINLIADLVPVLEQVARDGRSLLIIAEDVEGEALATLVVNTMRKVLRAVAVKAPGFGDRRKAMLEDIAILTGGQMFTEELGIKLENVTVQMLGQAKRVTVTKDDTTIVVGDENKTAVAERVKLIKKQIESSDSEYDKEKLQERLAKLSGGVAVIEVGAASEVELKERKLRIEDALNATRAAKEEGIVPGGGVALIRVLQAMQEKQENCPTCKELPDDERIGVKILMESLDIPLYLIANNSGVKGEVIVEEVKKLKGNEGYDAMNDKYVDMLEHGIVDPAKVTRSALQNAVSVASMLLTTEAAVVELPEKKSAPAMPDMGAMGGMPGMM, via the coding sequence ATCATGGCTAAAAAAATAGTTTTTAATGAAGAAGCCAGAAAAAGCCTTATGAAAGGTATTGATGCAGTTGCTGACGCTGTAAAAGTTACAATCGGACCTAAAGGCAGAAATGTAATATTAGAAAAAAAATTCGGTGCACCTCAAATCGTTAATGACGGCGTTACTATTGCTAAAGAAATTGAACTCGAAGACGGTTTGGAAAATGCCGGTGCTCAACTTCTTAAAGAAGTTTCCTCTAAAACAAATGATGTTGCAGGTGACGGAACAACTACAGCTTCAGTCTTAGCTCAAGCTTTAGTTAAAGAAGGTTTGAGAAACCTAACTGCAGGAGCTAACCCTATCGGTATTAAAAGAGGTATGGACAGAGCTGTTGACGTTGCAGTTGAAGAAATCAAAAAAATGTCTACTCCTGTAAATTCTAAAGAAGCTTTGGCTCAAGTAGCTACAATTTCTGCAGGCAACGACAAACAAATTGGCGGACTAATCGCAGATGCTATGGACAAAGTCGGTCACGACGGCGTTATCACTGTTGAAGAATCGAAATCTACAGGCACAACTCTAAAAGTTGTTGAAGGTATGCAATTCGACAAAGGCTACATTTCTCCATATTTCGTAACTGATCCTGAAAGAATGGAAGCTGTTTTAGAAGATGCTTATGTACTTTGCGTAAACAAAAAAATCAACCTAATCGCTGATTTAGTACCTGTTCTTGAACAAGTAGCTCGTGACGGTCGTTCACTTTTAATAATCGCTGAAGATGTTGAAGGCGAAGCTCTTGCTACATTAGTTGTAAATACTATGAGAAAAGTTTTAAGAGCTGTTGCTGTGAAAGCTCCCGGATTCGGTGACAGAAGAAAAGCTATGCTTGAAGATATCGCTATTCTAACAGGCGGTCAAATGTTTACTGAAGAACTTGGCATTAAACTTGAAAACGTAACTGTCCAAATGCTTGGTCAAGCTAAACGCGTTACTGTTACCAAAGATGACACAACTATTGTTGTCGGTGACGAAAATAAAACTGCTGTAGCTGAAAGAGTAAAATTAATCAAAAAACAAATTGAATCTTCTGACAGCGAATACGACAAAGAAAAACTTCAAGAAAGATTGGCTAAACTATCAGGTGGCGTTGCCGTTATCGAAGTAGGTGCAGCTTCTGAAGTTGAGCTTAAAGAAAGAAAATTGAGAATTGAAGATGCTCTAAACGCAACAAGAGCTGCAAAAGAAGAAGGTATCGTCCCAGGTGGCGGCGTTGCTTTAATCAGAGTTCTTCAAGCTATGCAAGAAAAACAAGAAAATTGCCCTACTTGTAAAGAATTACCTGATGATGAAAGAATCGGCGTTAAAATTCTTATGGAATCACTTGATATTCCGTTATATTTAATCGCTAATAACAGCGGCGTTAAAGGCGAAGTTATCGTTGAAGAAGTTAAAAAACTCAAAGGTAACGAAGGTTATGACGCAATGAACGACAAATACGTTGACATGCTTGAACACGGCATCGTCGACCCTGCAAAAGTAACTAGAAGTGCCCTTCAAAATGCAGTATCTGTAGCTTCTATGCTATTGACTACTGAAGCTGCAGTTGTTGAACTTCCTGAAAAGAAATCAGCTCCTGCAATGCCTGATATGGGTGCTATGGGCGGCATGCCCGGAATGATGTAA
- a CDS encoding tetratricopeptide repeat protein has protein sequence MEHNFLNKEMSEANSGRFLNEGVVTKFHPSFEDKFLLENNIEVLSDLFDFLGSDEKIFVLNGFMGSGKTTLINYLKEALKNDVLVFKMNYFAATNLDDLLLGLFADFANYHSEHKIQLPKIVTPIFTEKIHAFIKAVDAPMLFILDSFDNTVVLSENQKNILDFIKYLSKIEKIKIIIASRSFDVEDIDGGIAVNYSMTKLLNNEKFENLLVQNKLNENSFYVEQAFKYTKGHYLYASMMVNIMSLLHITLSDLLNEFSKRNKQFNEFLVFKILDLVPDRFLKLLCFLSLIRHGVEDKFIIEQNFATKEDIDYLKSRMILTSENNFVYLKDYVKNEILKNTDEDVRIKIHSYLSELYDSQLPKKPSERELVISRGTMRDEIEYHNQQVQKLNKTAQNKAEKNADNVNFNYLNYLNTSGYDKPIENIVISKKVEPKKIEKSVKPEKTRRFELSNDELALLNTRTYEEDEIIKSVNDKMPLQNYLEQKSKNEKEVIPSHKESLEDWIQIAQSAEEQFDYTSAILSYKKALEMKTDSMFDIKKPLIVTKLAICYKKAQNKEKALQHFEEVYQIYQTTEPIKANSILLSIAQIYNESYKFSDAQRIYEKIISSKTKNPPELMVRALLDLSELSDNNSNSQQALAYCQKALIEAEKTDDAKLISEAYFKYALSMDDSGKLDVAAKYYAKCINTLEDSSTNEFLSSAYSNLASILSEQNDTEKAIKYYELSIEVDKIQNNYEGLYFGYSKLAHIFQIKNPQKSLDFMVKSLSAARRLDDKFFAASAYLDLGDFYYNRKINEKALKAYLAAKQLITKQPNEENMQRVKARIDDLRFKLGAEKYIEIIDSFKKG, from the coding sequence ATGGAGCATAATTTTTTAAACAAAGAAATGTCAGAGGCAAATAGCGGCCGTTTTTTGAATGAGGGTGTTGTGACCAAATTTCATCCATCATTTGAGGACAAGTTTTTGTTGGAGAACAATATAGAAGTTCTTTCAGACTTATTTGATTTTTTAGGCTCTGATGAAAAAATCTTTGTCTTGAATGGTTTTATGGGGTCAGGTAAAACTACGCTGATAAATTATTTAAAAGAGGCGTTGAAAAATGATGTTTTAGTTTTCAAGATGAATTATTTTGCAGCGACTAATTTAGATGATTTGCTATTGGGCTTGTTTGCTGATTTTGCTAATTATCACAGTGAGCATAAGATACAACTTCCCAAGATTGTGACTCCAATTTTTACGGAAAAAATACACGCTTTTATAAAAGCAGTTGATGCACCAATGCTGTTTATTTTAGATTCTTTTGACAATACGGTTGTATTAAGTGAAAATCAAAAAAATATATTAGATTTTATAAAATATCTTTCAAAAATCGAAAAAATAAAAATAATAATAGCTTCTCGTTCCTTTGATGTTGAAGATATTGATGGTGGTATTGCGGTAAATTATTCAATGACAAAGTTGTTGAATAATGAAAAGTTTGAGAATTTGCTTGTGCAAAATAAATTGAATGAAAATTCTTTTTATGTAGAGCAAGCATTCAAATATACCAAAGGGCATTATTTATATGCTTCTATGATGGTTAATATAATGAGCTTGTTGCACATAACTTTGTCTGACTTGTTGAACGAGTTTTCTAAGCGTAATAAGCAGTTCAATGAATTTTTGGTATTTAAAATATTAGATTTAGTTCCGGATAGATTTTTGAAGTTGTTATGCTTTTTATCGTTAATTCGACACGGGGTAGAGGATAAATTTATAATCGAGCAAAATTTTGCCACAAAAGAAGATATTGATTATTTGAAAAGTAGAATGATTTTAACTTCAGAAAACAACTTTGTTTACTTGAAAGATTATGTCAAAAATGAAATTTTGAAGAACACAGATGAAGATGTACGCATTAAAATCCACAGTTACTTGAGCGAATTATACGACTCACAGCTCCCTAAAAAGCCTTCAGAAAGGGAACTCGTTATCTCCAGAGGCACGATGCGAGATGAAATAGAATATCATAATCAACAAGTGCAAAAGTTGAATAAAACGGCACAAAATAAAGCTGAAAAAAACGCAGATAATGTAAATTTTAATTATTTGAATTATTTGAATACATCAGGCTATGACAAACCTATTGAAAATATAGTTATTTCAAAAAAAGTTGAGCCAAAAAAAATTGAAAAATCAGTTAAACCTGAAAAAACACGTCGGTTTGAACTTTCAAATGATGAACTTGCATTGCTTAATACAAGGACTTATGAAGAAGATGAGATTATTAAATCAGTTAATGATAAAATGCCGCTTCAAAATTATCTTGAGCAAAAATCTAAAAATGAAAAGGAAGTAATTCCCTCTCATAAAGAATCTTTAGAAGATTGGATTCAAATTGCACAATCAGCAGAAGAACAATTTGATTATACGTCTGCGATTTTGAGTTATAAAAAAGCCCTTGAAATGAAAACGGATTCCATGTTTGATATCAAAAAACCGTTGATTGTAACTAAACTTGCAATATGCTATAAAAAGGCACAAAACAAAGAAAAAGCACTGCAACATTTTGAAGAAGTATATCAAATATATCAAACTACAGAGCCTATTAAAGCAAATTCTATATTGTTAAGCATTGCTCAAATTTACAATGAAAGCTATAAATTTTCTGATGCACAAAGAATATATGAGAAGATTATATCATCTAAAACAAAAAATCCTCCGGAGTTAATGGTTAGAGCCTTGTTGGATTTGTCAGAACTTTCGGATAATAATTCTAATTCGCAACAAGCACTTGCATACTGCCAAAAAGCTTTAATAGAAGCAGAAAAAACAGATGATGCCAAACTTATTTCAGAAGCTTATTTTAAATATGCTTTGTCAATGGACGATAGCGGAAAACTTGATGTAGCCGCTAAATACTATGCAAAATGTATAAACACTTTGGAAGATTCTTCGACAAACGAATTTTTGTCCAGTGCCTATTCCAATCTGGCAAGTATTTTATCAGAGCAAAATGATACAGAAAAAGCTATAAAATATTATGAACTTTCAATTGAAGTCGATAAAATTCAAAACAATTATGAAGGCTTATATTTTGGTTATTCAAAGTTGGCTCATATTTTTCAAATTAAAAATCCTCAAAAATCATTAGATTTTATGGTCAAATCTTTAAGTGCAGCACGAAGATTGGATGACAAATTTTTTGCAGCCTCAGCATATCTTGACTTGGGCGACTTTTATTACAATAGAAAAATCAATGAAAAGGCTCTGAAAGCATATTTAGCTGCAAAACAATTAATAACGAAAC
- a CDS encoding co-chaperone GroES translates to MTIRPLADKLVIKVIEDAEQTQGGIFIPDSAKEKPQKGEVIAVGPGKTNEKGEKEDMGVKEGEIVLFAKYAGTDLKMDHTEYKILSIKDVLGVIE, encoded by the coding sequence ATGACAATTAGACCTTTAGCAGACAAATTGGTTATCAAAGTGATAGAAGATGCTGAACAAACTCAAGGCGGTATCTTTATTCCTGACAGTGCAAAAGAAAAACCTCAAAAAGGTGAAGTTATTGCCGTAGGACCCGGCAAAACAAACGAAAAAGGCGAAAAAGAAGATATGGGCGTTAAAGAAGGTGAAATAGTTCTTTTCGCTAAATATGCAGGTACTGACCTTAAAATGGATCATACCGAATATAAAATCCTTTCTATCAAAGACGTTTTAGGCGTTATTGAATAG
- a CDS encoding MerR family transcriptional regulator, which translates to MSDKYDIAFNTNFVASLTGASVSQLNMWDKRGLSSPSVLKSSGRGSVRLYSFKDIVEVKTIVYLRDNNISLKNIKMAIDYLKHTFDYKSPLSELVLISNGKDVLCAPQGEINDISARWIAANKNGQLVMRFMVPLGAITQTIDAAIKKYNERIEEASQEEANDELVSLKDIEESVFGVSSKVYKKRA; encoded by the coding sequence ATGAGTGATAAATATGATATAGCCTTTAATACCAATTTTGTAGCCTCTTTAACGGGTGCTAGTGTTTCTCAATTGAATATGTGGGACAAAAGAGGACTTTCTTCCCCAAGTGTTTTAAAATCATCTGGTAGAGGTTCTGTTCGACTATATTCTTTTAAAGATATTGTTGAAGTTAAGACAATTGTCTATTTAAGAGATAATAATATCAGTCTTAAAAATATAAAAATGGCAATAGATTATTTGAAACATACATTTGATTACAAATCCCCATTATCAGAATTAGTATTAATATCAAATGGAAAAGATGTTTTATGTGCTCCCCAAGGAGAAATTAATGATATTTCGGCTAGATGGATAGCTGCTAATAAAAATGGACAGTTGGTAATGCGGTTTATGGTACCTTTGGGTGCTATTACTCAAACTATAGATGCGGCGATAAAAAAATACAATGAACGTATAGAAGAAGCTAGTCAAGAAGAAGCTAACGATGAATTAGTTTCACTTAAAGATATAGAGGAATCAGTTTTTGGAGTATCAAGTAAAGTTTACAAAAAGCGTGCTTGA
- a CDS encoding TIGR02757 family protein, with product MNLKISLDEYVSSYETEDFIKDDPVQFPRRFNDKKDVEIAGFLAAVMAYGRRELFIEKLSHMFAIMNQQPHNYILNFNEANQDFDDFKYRFSKGIDFKQLFLILKELYSTENSLEKLFAYSYNSTGSVEGMFQGIVDYFYSRVTLPVTQGFYFLLPDPRKGSAMKRLNMMMRWFVRDGAVDLGIWDFIEKSELLIPLDTHVAKISRKLGLLNRSSNDMRAVIELTKVLKDIDLDDPIKYDFALFGYGVNNKL from the coding sequence ATGAATTTAAAAATTTCGCTTGATGAATACGTATCAAGTTATGAAACAGAAGATTTTATAAAAGATGACCCGGTACAATTTCCTCGCAGATTTAATGATAAAAAGGATGTAGAAATTGCAGGTTTTTTGGCTGCTGTGATGGCTTATGGCAGACGTGAGCTTTTTATCGAAAAGCTAAGTCATATGTTTGCGATTATGAATCAACAACCCCATAATTATATCTTGAATTTTAATGAAGCAAATCAAGATTTTGATGATTTTAAATATCGTTTTTCAAAAGGGATTGATTTTAAACAATTGTTTTTGATATTAAAAGAGCTTTATTCAACAGAGAATTCTTTAGAGAAGCTTTTTGCATATTCATACAATTCGACAGGAAGTGTAGAAGGAATGTTTCAAGGAATTGTTGATTATTTTTATTCCAGAGTGACCTTGCCTGTAACTCAAGGGTTTTATTTCTTGCTCCCGGACCCACGCAAAGGAAGTGCTATGAAACGTCTAAATATGATGATGAGATGGTTCGTAAGAGATGGAGCCGTTGATTTAGGTATTTGGGATTTTATAGAAAAATCTGAACTATTAATTCCGTTGGATACACATGTCGCAAAGATTTCAAGAAAATTAGGACTTTTGAATCGCTCAAGCAATGATATGCGGGCGGTAATTGAGTTGACAAAAGTGTTGAAAGATATTGACCTTGATGATCCCATCAAATATGATTTTGCATTATTTGGTTACGGAGTTAACAACAAGCTATAA
- a CDS encoding ATP-binding protein, which translates to MKKIKRLKIVEQIAIVTFFSVITPLVIAGLIVNNINQHGIRRELSYSAEMIAESIENNIHSLVESDEGKLKEVVLATKYFPNDYIEDVYLKDVVINSNLFKDLQIIMPSQLKADFKEPSRLHYNEENQDLILAEKIHDDKYLVATVDVEKFKDKIFENIKNDKRQIYVLDSNTGGLIFAHNYSKDDFENVKKLLPSKLEIDVPVTYGDIKNQPLAYLKASGTNLLVIVNTTHEITEKTINTARAKIIVAILVAAAFILLLVGIYTYYLYINIKQLFKGIMAISKGNYKRQIRLLMNFFTPSEVVFLASEFNKMVNEINVSYKKLKQKNIELKHLDEFRSNLVDTVSHEFRTPLTSIKGYTSRLLRQDIVLDEAMKHKSLVVIKQQSERLARMVEDLLVIPDIEGAKLNIRLEDVNLWDTVESSFLSIRNVENRIVENLVPADFPLVRADKDRIEQVIINLVENATKYAYEDSPIVISAEVENDRAILTVFNKADYIDKEKLEKLFEKFTRVEDDTTRTTRGTGLGLFIVKGLVEAMHGAIYLKSSVKNEFWVKVILPLVKESEQA; encoded by the coding sequence ATGAAAAAAATTAAAAGATTAAAAATTGTTGAACAAATTGCAATTGTTACCTTCTTTTCTGTAATTACTCCTTTGGTAATCGCAGGGCTAATTGTCAATAATATCAATCAACACGGCATAAGACGAGAACTTAGCTATTCAGCTGAAATGATTGCAGAATCTATTGAAAATAATATTCATTCACTCGTTGAATCAGATGAGGGTAAATTGAAAGAGGTCGTCCTCGCAACAAAATATTTCCCTAATGATTATATCGAAGATGTTTATTTGAAAGATGTTGTTATCAATTCAAATCTTTTTAAGGATTTGCAAATTATAATGCCGTCCCAGCTTAAAGCTGATTTTAAAGAGCCTTCAAGATTGCATTATAATGAAGAAAATCAGGATTTGATTTTGGCAGAAAAAATCCACGATGACAAATATCTTGTTGCGACAGTGGATGTCGAAAAATTTAAGGATAAAATTTTTGAAAACATAAAGAATGATAAGCGTCAGATATATGTGCTTGATTCCAATACCGGCGGCTTAATATTTGCTCATAATTATTCAAAAGATGACTTTGAAAATGTAAAAAAATTGCTTCCGTCCAAGTTGGAAATAGATGTTCCGGTAACTTATGGGGATATTAAAAACCAACCGTTAGCTTACTTGAAAGCAAGCGGTACAAATTTGCTTGTTATCGTGAATACCACGCATGAAATTACGGAAAAAACGATTAATACCGCAAGAGCCAAGATTATTGTAGCTATTCTTGTTGCGGCTGCTTTCATTTTGCTTTTGGTCGGGATTTATACCTATTATCTATACATAAACATAAAACAGTTGTTTAAAGGTATTATGGCTATATCAAAGGGGAATTACAAACGTCAAATCAGACTTTTGATGAATTTCTTTACTCCGTCTGAGGTTGTCTTTTTGGCTTCAGAGTTTAATAAAATGGTTAATGAAATCAATGTTTCTTATAAAAAATTGAAACAAAAAAATATAGAACTTAAACATCTTGATGAATTTCGCTCCAATCTTGTCGATACCGTAAGCCATGAATTTAGAACCCCTTTAACAAGCATAAAAGGTTATACATCAAGGCTTTTGAGGCAAGATATCGTTCTTGATGAAGCTATGAAACATAAATCTTTGGTAGTTATAAAGCAACAGTCTGAACGTTTAGCGAGAATGGTTGAGGATTTATTGGTTATACCAGATATCGAAGGTGCCAAGCTCAATATAAGGCTTGAAGATGTAAATTTGTGGGATACTGTGGAATCTTCTTTCTTGTCAATAAGAAATGTTGAAAATAGAATTGTAGAAAACCTTGTTCCTGCTGATTTTCCACTGGTTAGAGCAGATAAGGACAGGATTGAGCAAGTTATCATTAATCTCGTTGAAAATGCAACAAAATATGCTTATGAAGACAGCCCGATTGTTATAAGTGCTGAAGTCGAAAATGATAGAGCAATTTTGACAGTGTTCAATAAGGCTGACTATATAGATAAAGAAAAACTCGAAAAATTATTTGAAAAATTTACTCGTGTCGAAGATGATACGACTCGAACCACTCGCGGAACAGGTTTGGGGCTTTTTATTGTTAAAGGACTTGTCGAAGCTATGCACGGGGCAATATATTTGAAATCAAGTGTTAAAAACGAGTTTTGGGTAAAAGTTATTCTGCCTTTGGTTAAAGAAAGTGAACAGGCATGA